A genomic segment from Glycine soja cultivar W05 chromosome 20, ASM419377v2, whole genome shotgun sequence encodes:
- the LOC114403547 gene encoding scarecrow-like protein 8, whose product MSSPRFPGGGASDFYGGAGGFPSQFTAVQPTMNNHSATTPRPLYRSQPSILLNPSSHIAQHQPSPLIGKRTLAEFQTHNLNSSNNNNNNPLLSNYLLRSVKPRTFQHTELSTFPSNRYGLPLLHHLRPNAVNAQQQQPVTNSILPNTNYFPPVRSRLTAPHELEKNSIDRRLQELEKQLLEDNEDEQGDAVSVITTTTTTSEWSHTIQNLITPQKPTSSSPTSSTTSSNSSVESTSSKQSLTEAAIAISEGRFDTATEILTRLLQNSDQRFINCMVSALKSRMNHVECPPPVAELFSIEHAESTQLLFEHSLFFKVARMVANIAILESALTENGKLCVLDFDIGDGNQYVSLLHELSARRKGAPSAVKIVAVVENGADERLNSVGLLLGRHAEKLGIGFEFKVLIRRIAELTRESLDCDADEALAVNFAYKLYRMPDESVSTENPRDELLRRVKALAPRVVTLVEQEANANTAPFVARVSELCAYYGALFDSLESTMARENSARVRIEEGLSRKLGNSVACEGRNRVERCEVFGKWRARMSMAGFMLKPLSQRVAESIKARLGGAGNRVAVKVENGGICFGWMGRTLTVASAWC is encoded by the coding sequence ATGTCGTCACCGAGGTTCCCAGGTGGTGGAGCCTCCGATTTCTACGGCGGAGCAGGAGGATTTCCCAGTCAGTTCACGGCGGTTCAACCCACCATGAACAACCACTCCGCCACCACACCCCGCCCTCTCTACCGATCCCAACCTTCAATTCTGCTTAATCCCTCGTCCCACATCGCCCAACACCAACCATCCCCTCTCATCGGGAAACGCACCCTCGCCGAATTCCAAACCCACAACCtcaacagcagcaacaacaacaacaataacccaCTCCTTTCAAACTATCTACTTCGTTCTGTGAAGCCCAGAACTTTCCAACACACAGAATTATCCACCTTTCCGTCAAATCGTTACGGCCTTCCCCTTCTCCACCACCTTCGCCCTAACGCCGTTAACGCGCAACAACAACAACCGGTTACGAATTCGATCCTCCCCAACACAAATTATTTCCCTCCGGTTCGCAGCAGACTAACCGCACCCCACGAACTGGAGAAGAACTCAATAGACCGCCGCCTCCAGGAGTTGGAAAAGCAGCTTCTAGAAGACAATGAAGACGAACAAGGCGACGCCGTTTCGGTcattaccaccaccaccaccacttccGAATGGTCACACACAATACAAAACCTAATCACTCCGCAGAAACCCACGTCTTCGTCTCCCACTTCCTCTACGACGTCCTCCAACTCCTCCGTGGAATCCACCAGTTCCAAACAGTCCCTAACGGAGGCCGCGATCGCAATTTCAGAAGGCAGGTTCGATACCGCGACGGAGATCCTAACCCGATTATTGCAGAATTCGGATCAACGCTTCATCAATTGCATGGTTTCCGCGCTCAAATCGCGGATGAATCACGTCGAGTGTCCACCACCGGTAGCGGAATTGTTCAGCATAGAACACGCCGAGTCAACTCAGTTACTATTCGAACACTCGCTCTTCTTCAAGGTCGCGCGCATGGTCGCCAACATCGCAATCCTCGAATCCGCATTAACCGAGAACGGGAAGCTGTGCGTGCTGGATTTCGATATCGGCGACGGGAACCAATACGTGAGCCTTCTCCACGAGCTTTCGGCGCGGCGGAAGGGAGCTCCGTCCGCCGTGAAGATCGTCGCGGTGGTGGAGAACGGCGCCGACGAGAGGCTGAACAGCGTGGGCTTGTTGCTGGGGAGACACGCGGAGAAGCTAGGGATTGGTTTCGAATTCAAAGTGCTGATTCGGAGAATCGCCGAGTTGACTCGCGAGTCGCTGGATTGCGACGCGGACGAGGCGCTGGCGGTGAACTTTGCGTACAAGCTTTATAGAATGCCTGACGAGAGCGTCTCCACGGAGAACCCACGCGACGAGCTTCTGCGGCGCGTGAAGGCACTCGCGCCGCGCGTGGTGACGCTAGTGGAGCAGGAGGCGAACGCCAACACGGCGCCGTTCGTGGCGCGCGTGTCGGAGTTGTGCGCTTATTACGGCGCGCTGTTTGACTCGCTCGAGTCGACGATGGCGCGAGAGAACTCGGCGCGAGTTAGGATCGAGGAGGGACTGAGTCGGAAGCTGGGGAACTCGGTGGCGTGCGAAGGAAGGAACCGCGTGGAACGGTGCGAGGTGTTTGGGAAGTGGCGAGCGCGTATGAGCATGGCTGGGTTCATGTTGAAGCCGCTGAGTCAGCGAGTCGCTGAGTCGATCAAAGCGCGACTCGGTGGCGCTGGGAACCGAGTCGCGGTAAAAGTAGAGAACGGTGGGATTTGCTTTGGCTGGATGGGAAGAACTCTCACCGTCGCATCTGCTTGGTGTTAA